In a genomic window of Streptomyces sp. NBC_01231:
- a CDS encoding 1-phosphofructokinase family hexose kinase has translation MILTVTLNTALDITYRVGSLRPHASHRVTDVTERPGGKGVNVARVLAALDHEVTVTGFVGGATGRSVREGLTVVPGLVDALVPVGGPTRRTIAVVDEQSGDTTQLNEPGPTVTPAEWRAFQDAYEDLVPSVHAVALCGSLPPGVPVGAYAGLVRTAKTAGVPVLLDTSGEALRRGVAARPDLVKPNADELAELTGSHEPSRATQDARRRGAQTVVASLGAKGLLAVTPEGRWRAAPPAHVHGNPTGAGDSAVAGLLSGLVEQLPWPDRLARAVALSAATVLAPVAGEFDRAAYEELVGRVAVTEEVSAA, from the coding sequence GTGATTCTCACAGTCACGCTGAACACCGCTCTCGACATCACCTATCGCGTGGGTTCCCTGCGCCCGCACGCCTCCCACCGGGTCACCGACGTGACCGAACGGCCGGGCGGCAAGGGGGTGAACGTGGCCCGGGTGCTCGCCGCCCTCGACCACGAGGTGACGGTCACCGGCTTCGTCGGCGGCGCCACCGGACGTTCCGTACGGGAGGGGCTCACCGTGGTGCCGGGGCTGGTGGACGCCCTGGTCCCGGTCGGCGGCCCGACCCGGCGCACGATCGCCGTCGTGGACGAGCAGAGCGGCGACACCACCCAGCTCAACGAGCCCGGCCCGACGGTCACCCCCGCGGAGTGGCGGGCCTTCCAGGATGCGTACGAGGACCTCGTCCCGTCCGTGCACGCGGTGGCTCTGTGCGGGAGCCTGCCGCCGGGCGTGCCGGTGGGGGCGTACGCGGGACTCGTACGGACCGCGAAGACGGCCGGTGTCCCCGTCCTCCTCGACACCAGCGGCGAGGCGCTGCGCCGGGGCGTGGCCGCCCGCCCCGACCTGGTGAAGCCGAACGCCGACGAACTGGCCGAACTCACCGGCTCCCACGAGCCGTCGCGCGCCACCCAGGACGCTCGGCGCCGCGGCGCCCAAACCGTGGTCGCCTCCCTCGGCGCGAAGGGCCTGCTCGCGGTGACCCCCGAGGGCCGCTGGCGCGCCGCCCCGCCCGCCCACGTCCACGGCAACCCCACCGGCGCCGGCGACTCGGCGGTCGCGGGCCTGCTGTCGGGACTCGTGGAACAACTGCCCTGGCCGGACCGGCTGGCCCGCGCGGTCGCCCTGTCGGCGGCGACGGTCCTGGCACCGGTGGCGGGCGAGTTCGACCGGGCGGCGTACGAGGAACTGGTGGGGCGGGTGGCGGTGACGGAGGAGGTCAGCGCGGCGTAG
- the cdgB gene encoding diguanylate cyclase CdgB — METESEPYVRLASLRQLHQVMADMNTARSLADTLQTVADGVVQALGYELACVNLVRPDGDLVVAAFAGNPAAEALITGRVGSRESWERRLGMGEHWGDLVFIPHTEGWVLDDDDVPQWYTDGPAPRFEDEWHPSDRLFAPMYTPAAPGGGSCGELIGVLSVDRPRNGRHPGAWGREALQMYAFQAAIAISNARLRANMQRALVRLEREQQALRASEESFRQAFEYAPSGMAIAEMGGDQHGRILRTNDALCRLLGRPASAMRRYSFSDLVHPEDISTLLRTSAEGGRAELRLGRRDGTYLWVSMRNSVVADAADGPRFLLTHVEDIEERKRRELQLAHRASHDSLTGLPNSAELRARLSSRLCQRPTGELESVDAAYGHPAFAASGDGFDFRPVAQTFDGYDHHVHTVTPESERDDGTKGLAVLFCDLDGFKSINDRFGHNAGDAVLIEVARRLSRAVRDGDTVARLGGDEFVVLADGLGRADAQDLAVRLRNEIIQPIRVDGRAMRVGGSFGIGWAHCGMTADEVLKSADERMYVEKRSRPKQHRRAG, encoded by the coding sequence ATGGAGACCGAGTCGGAACCCTACGTCCGTCTTGCGTCCCTGCGACAGCTGCACCAGGTCATGGCCGACATGAACACGGCCCGCAGCCTAGCGGACACACTGCAGACCGTGGCCGACGGCGTGGTCCAGGCTCTCGGGTACGAGCTGGCGTGCGTCAACCTCGTACGCCCCGACGGCGACCTCGTCGTCGCCGCCTTCGCGGGCAACCCCGCCGCCGAGGCGCTGATCACCGGCCGGGTCGGTTCCCGCGAGTCCTGGGAGCGCCGCCTCGGCATGGGCGAGCACTGGGGCGACCTGGTCTTCATCCCGCACACCGAGGGCTGGGTCCTCGACGACGACGACGTACCGCAGTGGTACACCGACGGCCCCGCGCCCCGCTTCGAGGACGAGTGGCACCCCTCCGACCGGCTCTTCGCCCCGATGTACACGCCCGCCGCGCCGGGCGGCGGCTCGTGCGGCGAGCTGATAGGCGTGCTGTCCGTGGACCGGCCGCGCAACGGCCGTCATCCGGGCGCATGGGGGCGCGAAGCGCTCCAGATGTACGCGTTTCAGGCCGCCATAGCGATCAGCAACGCGCGTCTGCGCGCCAACATGCAGCGCGCACTGGTCAGGCTCGAAAGGGAGCAGCAGGCCCTGCGCGCCAGCGAGGAAAGCTTCCGGCAGGCCTTCGAGTACGCCCCCTCCGGCATGGCCATCGCCGAGATGGGCGGCGACCAGCACGGCCGGATCCTGCGCACCAACGACGCGTTGTGCCGGCTGCTGGGCCGCCCCGCGTCCGCGATGCGCCGCTACTCCTTCTCCGACCTCGTCCACCCCGAGGACATCAGCACCCTGCTGAGGACCTCCGCCGAGGGCGGTCGCGCGGAACTCCGGCTCGGCCGCCGCGACGGCACCTACCTGTGGGTGTCGATGCGCAACTCCGTCGTCGCCGACGCCGCCGACGGGCCCCGCTTCCTCCTCACCCACGTCGAGGACATAGAGGAGCGCAAGCGCCGCGAGCTGCAGCTCGCCCACCGCGCCTCCCACGACTCCCTCACCGGCCTGCCGAACTCCGCCGAGCTGCGCGCCCGGCTCTCCTCGCGGCTGTGTCAGCGCCCCACGGGCGAGCTGGAGTCCGTCGACGCGGCCTACGGCCACCCCGCCTTCGCCGCGAGCGGCGACGGTTTCGACTTCCGGCCGGTCGCCCAGACCTTCGACGGCTACGACCACCATGTGCACACCGTCACTCCTGAGAGTGAGCGCGACGACGGCACCAAGGGGCTCGCGGTTCTCTTCTGCGACCTCGACGGCTTCAAGTCGATCAACGACCGGTTCGGGCACAACGCGGGCGACGCGGTCCTCATCGAGGTCGCGCGCCGGCTGTCCCGGGCCGTCCGCGACGGCGACACGGTGGCCCGGCTCGGCGGCGACGAGTTCGTCGTGCTGGCCGACGGGCTCGGCCGCGCCGACGCCCAGGACCTGGCCGTACGACTGCGCAACGAGATCATCCAGCCCATCCGGGTCGACGGACGGGCGATGCGGGTCGGCGGCAGTTTCGGCATCGGCTGGGCCCACTGCGGAATGACGGCGGACGAGGTGTTGAAATCCGCTGACGAGCGGATGTACGTCGAGAAACGATCTCGTCCCAAACAACACAGACGCGCGGGCTGA
- a CDS encoding GNAT family N-acetyltransferase, translating to MTTTSALRLEEVTPRNFEAATGIKVRPEQERAVAPVMKSLAEAYVHPAGVAWPRLIVDGDRPVGFLMAFFDIDWREDGTLFRSGLWRLNIAAGEQGRGYGRFAVESVAAEIRRRGGQELYVTWHPGPGGPENFYLGLGFRPNGETSGGQTVGVLKLS from the coding sequence ATGACGACGACTTCCGCGCTCCGCCTCGAAGAGGTCACACCCCGCAACTTCGAGGCGGCGACCGGCATAAAGGTCCGCCCCGAGCAGGAACGCGCGGTCGCACCGGTGATGAAGTCACTCGCCGAGGCGTACGTCCACCCCGCGGGCGTCGCCTGGCCCCGCCTGATCGTCGACGGCGACCGTCCCGTCGGCTTCCTCATGGCCTTCTTCGACATCGACTGGCGGGAGGACGGCACCCTTTTCCGCTCCGGCCTGTGGCGCCTGAACATCGCGGCCGGCGAACAGGGCCGGGGCTACGGCCGGTTCGCGGTGGAGTCCGTCGCGGCGGAGATCCGCCGTCGGGGCGGCCAGGAGCTGTACGTCACCTGGCACCCCGGTCCGGGCGGCCCGGAGAACTTCTACCTGGGGCTCGGCTTCCGCCCCAACGGAGAGACCAGCGGGGGCCAGACCGTCGGAGTGCTGAAGCTGTCCTGA
- a CDS encoding carbohydrate-binding protein, with protein sequence MTAGNNGASTPEDEDPFGYLYADGQANGAQPPSNGYGYPNSVNRVRAVGQRQYGQQGQAAATAPYGQVPQQGQASYAQPNSHYAAPETLPGGAAATQQSSYGGGGGGGRRGPNTKGLLIGAIAVVAAVVIGIGVAMMNDGGEDDNKAGNEASTTPTTSQSSEPSPSNSESAASQDLPKSDAKTLRLEGGTTTASEIKGAKAEGGVYVTGFNKVGAKVTWAVNGIEKAGTYRLYVNYGIPGVDANATLVVNGKANSQPLGMKNFGGLPKGDWEHGWQNTWANVNLTKGTNTIVIACNDGNQCDAVLDQVYLADK encoded by the coding sequence ATGACGGCCGGCAACAACGGCGCGAGCACGCCCGAGGACGAGGACCCGTTCGGCTATCTGTACGCGGACGGGCAGGCCAACGGAGCCCAGCCGCCGTCCAATGGCTACGGCTACCCGAACTCCGTCAACCGAGTGCGGGCGGTGGGCCAGCGGCAGTACGGCCAGCAGGGCCAGGCAGCCGCGACCGCGCCCTACGGCCAGGTCCCGCAGCAGGGCCAGGCCTCCTACGCCCAGCCGAACAGCCACTACGCGGCCCCCGAGACCCTTCCCGGCGGCGCCGCGGCCACCCAGCAGTCGTCGTACGGCGGTGGTGGTGGCGGTGGCCGTCGCGGTCCCAACACCAAGGGCCTGCTGATCGGCGCGATCGCGGTGGTCGCCGCGGTCGTCATCGGCATCGGCGTGGCCATGATGAATGACGGCGGCGAGGACGACAACAAGGCCGGCAACGAGGCGTCCACGACACCGACGACCTCGCAGAGCAGCGAGCCGAGCCCGTCGAACAGCGAGAGCGCGGCGAGCCAGGATTTGCCGAAGAGCGACGCGAAGACGCTGCGCCTGGAGGGCGGTACCACCACGGCCTCTGAAATCAAGGGGGCCAAGGCGGAGGGCGGGGTCTACGTCACGGGCTTCAACAAGGTCGGTGCCAAGGTCACCTGGGCCGTCAACGGCATCGAGAAGGCCGGCACCTATCGGCTCTACGTGAACTACGGCATCCCGGGTGTGGACGCCAATGCGACGCTCGTGGTCAACGGCAAGGCCAACAGCCAGCCCCTGGGCATGAAGAACTTCGGTGGACTGCCCAAGGGCGACTGGGAGCACGGCTGGCAGAACACCTGGGCCAACGTGAACCTGACCAAGGGCACGAACACGATCGTGATCGCCTGCAACGACGGCAACCAGTGCGACGCAGTCCTGGATCAGGTGTACCTCGCGGACAAGTGA
- a CDS encoding flavin reductase family protein — protein sequence MPNTPLAPSATVPSPASGHAVGVSNDEFRAAMSRLAAGVVLVTARETPLDPDDPGAPAGEDVGMTATAFMSVSLDPPLVLVSVREGSRMDDLFDEQPLWAVSVLSESQRHIAGRFAMKGRISDRLLFEDIPYVRGEASDAPLVGGALATLECRTEQRMTAGDHTLVVGRVLTAAVPSADGGPLTYFRGRYRQLG from the coding sequence GTGCCGAACACTCCCCTCGCCCCCTCCGCCACCGTCCCGTCGCCCGCCTCCGGGCATGCTGTGGGGGTGAGCAACGACGAGTTCCGCGCCGCCATGTCCCGGCTGGCCGCCGGAGTGGTCCTGGTGACCGCGCGGGAGACGCCACTCGACCCGGACGATCCCGGGGCGCCGGCCGGCGAGGACGTCGGCATGACGGCGACGGCGTTCATGTCCGTCTCCCTGGATCCGCCCCTGGTGCTGGTCAGCGTGCGCGAGGGCTCCCGCATGGACGACCTGTTCGACGAGCAGCCCCTGTGGGCGGTGTCGGTGCTGTCCGAGAGCCAGCGGCACATCGCCGGCCGCTTCGCCATGAAGGGCCGCATCAGCGACCGCCTGCTCTTCGAGGACATCCCGTACGTCCGCGGCGAGGCGTCCGACGCTCCCCTGGTGGGCGGCGCCCTGGCCACCCTGGAGTGCCGAACGGAACAGCGCATGACGGCCGGCGACCACACCCTGGTCGTCGGCCGTGTCCTGACCGCGGCAGTACCGAGCGCCGACGGCGGCCCGCTGACGTATTTCCGGGGCCGGTACCGGCAGTTGGGCTGA
- a CDS encoding TerD family protein, with protein sequence MAVSLSKGGNVSLTKEAPGLTAVTVGLGWDVRTTTGTDFDLDASAIAVNPQGKVYSDGHFVFFNNKQTPDQTIVHTGDNRTGEGAGDDEAINVNLAGLPADVDKIVFPVSIYDAENRSQNFGQVRNAYIRIVNQAGGAEIARYDLSEDAATETAMVFGELYRNGAEWKFRAVGQGYASGLVGIAQDFGVSV encoded by the coding sequence ATGGCTGTAAGCCTGTCCAAGGGTGGCAACGTCTCGCTCACCAAGGAGGCACCGGGCCTGACCGCCGTCACCGTGGGCCTCGGCTGGGACGTCCGCACCACCACCGGCACGGACTTCGACCTCGACGCCTCCGCGATCGCGGTCAACCCGCAGGGCAAGGTCTACTCGGACGGTCACTTCGTCTTCTTCAACAACAAGCAGACGCCGGACCAGACCATCGTCCACACCGGTGACAACCGCACCGGCGAAGGCGCGGGCGACGACGAGGCGATCAACGTCAACCTCGCCGGCCTCCCGGCCGACGTCGACAAGATCGTCTTCCCGGTCTCGATCTACGACGCGGAGAACCGCTCGCAGAACTTCGGCCAGGTCCGCAACGCCTACATCCGCATCGTCAACCAGGCCGGCGGCGCCGAGATCGCCCGCTACGACCTGTCGGAGGACGCGGCCACCGAGACGGCCATGGTCTTCGGCGAGCTCTACCGCAACGGCGCCGAGTGGAAGTTCCGCGCGGTCGGCCAGGGCTACGCCTCGGGCCTGGTCGGTATCGCCCAGGACTTCGGCGTCAGCGTCTGA
- the nagA gene encoding N-acetylglucosamine-6-phosphate deacetylase: MPTGTVEDGRLVVEGTRISATIPENAQVIDVSTHWLVPGFIDLHNHGGGGASFTSGTVDEVFKGIHTHRLHGTTTLVASTVTGDMDFLTQRAGLLSELAEQGEIAGVHFEGPFISPCRKGAHSEALLRDPDPAEVRKLIDAARGRAKMVTLATELPGGIDSVRLLVEHGVIAAIGHTDATYEQTTAAIDAGATVATHLFNAMPTLGHRHPGPVAALLEDERVTVELINDGTHLHPAALELAFHRAGADRVAFITDAMDAAGFGDGRYWLGPLEVEVADGVARLVEGDSIAGSTLTQDRAFQRAVTVDRLPVEAVVAALSANPARLLGMDDRIGSLEPGKDADLVLLDADFALKGVMRRGEWVVDPQLG, translated from the coding sequence ATGCCGACCGGAACCGTCGAAGACGGCCGGCTGGTCGTCGAGGGCACCCGCATCTCCGCCACCATCCCGGAGAACGCCCAGGTCATCGACGTAAGCACCCACTGGCTTGTCCCCGGCTTCATCGACCTCCACAACCACGGCGGCGGCGGAGCCTCCTTCACCTCCGGGACGGTCGACGAGGTCTTCAAGGGCATCCACACCCACCGACTGCACGGCACCACCACGCTCGTCGCCTCGACGGTCACCGGTGACATGGACTTCCTGACCCAGCGGGCCGGCCTGCTGTCCGAGCTGGCCGAGCAGGGCGAGATCGCCGGCGTCCACTTCGAGGGGCCGTTCATCTCCCCGTGCCGCAAGGGCGCGCACTCCGAGGCGCTGCTGCGGGATCCGGACCCGGCGGAGGTGCGCAAGCTGATCGACGCGGCGCGGGGCCGGGCGAAGATGGTCACCCTCGCCACCGAGCTGCCCGGCGGCATCGACTCCGTACGGCTGCTCGTGGAGCACGGCGTGATCGCGGCGATCGGGCACACGGACGCGACGTACGAGCAGACGACGGCGGCGATCGACGCGGGCGCGACGGTGGCGACCCACCTCTTCAACGCGATGCCGACGCTCGGCCACCGCCACCCCGGCCCCGTCGCGGCCCTGCTGGAGGACGAGCGCGTCACCGTCGAGCTGATCAACGACGGCACTCATCTCCACCCCGCCGCCCTTGAACTGGCGTTCCATCGCGCGGGCGCGGACCGGGTGGCGTTCATCACGGACGCGATGGACGCGGCCGGATTCGGCGACGGCCGTTACTGGCTCGGTCCCCTGGAGGTCGAGGTCGCCGACGGCGTGGCCCGGCTGGTGGAGGGCGACTCGATCGCGGGCTCCACCCTCACGCAGGACCGCGCGTTCCAGCGGGCGGTGACGGTCGACCGGCTGCCGGTGGAGGCCGTGGTCGCGGCCCTCTCCGCCAACCCGGCCCGGCTGCTCGGCATGGACGACCGCATCGGCTCCCTGGAACCGGGCAAGGACGCCGACCTGGTCCTGCTCGACGCCGACTTCGCCCTCAAGGGCGTCATGCGCCGGGGAGAATGGGTGGTCGATCCCCAACTGGGGTGA
- the arfB gene encoding alternative ribosome rescue aminoacyl-tRNA hydrolase ArfB, with protein MYGMSGPYLIRGSVSLPEAELMWRFSRSSGPGGQHVNTSDTQVELRFDVARTEALPEVWKQRALAALAGRLVDGVVTVRASEHRSQWRNRETAAVRLAALLAEATAPPPKPRRATRIPRGINERRLREKKQRSDTKRGRTGRDWG; from the coding sequence ATGTACGGCATGTCCGGTCCCTATCTCATCCGCGGCTCCGTCTCGCTCCCCGAGGCCGAGCTGATGTGGCGTTTCTCGCGGTCGTCAGGGCCGGGCGGGCAGCACGTCAACACCAGCGACACGCAGGTCGAGCTCCGTTTCGACGTGGCGCGCACCGAGGCCCTGCCCGAGGTGTGGAAGCAGCGGGCCCTGGCCGCGCTGGCCGGGCGGCTCGTGGACGGCGTGGTGACCGTCCGCGCCTCCGAGCACCGCTCCCAGTGGCGCAACCGGGAGACCGCCGCCGTACGCCTGGCCGCCCTCCTCGCCGAGGCGACGGCCCCGCCGCCCAAGCCGCGCCGGGCCACCCGGATCCCCCGGGGGATCAACGAACGCCGCCTGCGGGAGAAGAAGCAGCGCTCGGACACCAAACGGGGCCGCACCGGCCGCGACTGGGGCTGA